The following nucleotide sequence is from Apium graveolens cultivar Ventura chromosome 4, ASM990537v1, whole genome shotgun sequence.
TAAGTAATTTAACTGTGTTAATCATGTATTATACGTGTATTTTTTAAAACAATCTGAACTGCGTGATCAAAATCAAATCAACGGTAATCTGTATAGGTCTCCAGTTGTCTCATCAAGTAGGGTTCTCTTTTGAAccttattatatatatatatatatggtcttACTCCATTGAGAACCTTTTTTTGGTGAGATATGAAATCTAATCTCAaccataaaaatttaaatatatttttaatctaGATCATTTATTTTAAATCTCCACATCTTCTCCAACCATCATCTCTTCCATCTTCTTTCTACTTGCCACCCACTGTTACCTCCAACCACCGGCAACCACCATTTCCGTCCACCACGACCACCGGTGACCATCACTACCTCCGCCGATCACCAGAAAATCACCACCGGCAAATATAAAATCACCACCGTCAAATCAAAGATCACCACCGGAATACAAAAAATCACCACCAGAAAATGAAAAATCACCAACGAAAAAAGAAAATCACCACATATAGTCAGGATTTTCGTCCACCAGATCTAGCCACCTGCTCTATTTATCAACACCGATGAACATCATCAAAATAAACAAATCAccaaattatttaaatatcaaTCACCACAATAAAATCACAAACACCATATAAAATCAAGACACCAACATTCAATCATCAATCCGGCAGTCACCCCTTTCTAGTCACCAATTTCCGCCACAATTAAAACATGAATCACTACAATCAAACCAAATTAACAACCCAAACCACAATCATTATCTTCTCCCACCGCCGAAAAATCACTCAGCATTATACTGAAATTATCGTATTTAAATATAAATCACCACAGTCAATAAAAAATTTGATTGAAAAATCATCGGATTCTGCATAAGAATAGATCGGATAAATCAGAGGGAAGCTGATAGCAAGAGGACGATGGTCAACACCGGCAACACATTTCGGTCTAGATTTAGCTTTAAAGATGAGGGAcggtgagagagagagataggCGGGGATGGTCGGCGATTGGTGGTGAGGAATGACGAGATAAAGATGACGACAGTAATAACAAACAGAAAATATGATGGGGGAAGGAAATATGGGAGACAAGGGGTGAAGATGGTGGGGAGAGAGGGGATGGTGGATGGGATAAGAACAGTGTTTCCGACGGCGAACAGCGGTGGTGTTGAATTGGGTATGACCTGAAAATGAAAAGATGAGTGCAGCAAGTAATTTACATGGATGAGAGAGAGTAATATGTAAGGTTGTGATTAAAAGTTGTATTATAAAATGAAAGGCTGAGATTAGATCTCAGTTCTCATTTTAATTGGTGTTTTCATTTGAACAattccctatatatatatatgtatatatatagagtCTTACTCCATTGAAAACCTTTTTTTGGTGAaatatgagatctaatctcaaccataaaaatttaaatatatttttaatctaGATTATTCATTTTAAATCTCGACATATTCTCCAACCATCATCTCTTCCATCTTCTTCTTTCTACTTACCACCCATCATTCCTTCCGATCACCGGCAACCACCATTTCCGGCCACCACCACCGGTGATCACCACTACCTCCGGCGATCACCAGAAAATCACCACCGGAAAACATAAAATCATCACCGTCAAATCAAAGATCACCACCGGAATACAAAAACTCACTTCCAAAAACTAAAAAATCACTGACGGAAAAGAAAAATCACCACATACAGCCAAGATTTTTTCCCACCAGATCCGGCCACCTGCTCTATTTATCAACTCCGAAGAAcatcatcaaaataaaaaaatcaCCATATCGTGTTATAGTTTTCGGTCACCAGATCTACCCACCCGATCCATTCATAACTCCGACCATCAAATTCTTAACAAAAATTACCTGAATACATGCCTGTACTACCATTATCGTCGTAAACATCAACGAAGCAACACCACTACTACCCCTACAACACCACCGGACAATCACTACCACATCACCACCAACACTACCATCTACAGGTCGTCTAACAAATCACCAACTACAACCCAAAATCACCAAAAAATGAAAAGTAATCAATAAAAATTGAGAAAAATACCAAAGTTTATCAAAATTTATTGACGGAACAAATCGGGAATGAAATCGTCGAAGCTAAAGCAGATCCATCAATTGATAAAAAAGAAACTGAATTCGTCGAAGCTGAACCAATGCTAATTGTTGGAAAATCGTTAAAAATTGATGAACAGGGGTCGAAAAATCGACGACCGAATGTGGGGTTGGCGGCAACTCGGCAGTGAGGGTTGGTGGGATTGCATAAAAAGAGAGATAGAGGTATGTGGATGATAAAGAATAgtgatggagagagagagagagagagatagtcCGGCAAAAGATGGTGTAGCAGCGTTGTCGACGATGGGTGAGGATGGAAAGAGACAGTGAGGTGTCGGTGTGAGAAATGGTTAAAGATATTAGGTAaatgagtgagagagagagagatgtatGGTTgggattaaaaataaaaaaatagacGGTTAAtattagatctcatatctcattttaaaatggggttctcatttgagcaactacctatatatatatatatatgttagaaaatggaaagtttgaggcatattttatatatgttcttgatatgatttccggaaagtaacacttggaggttgttccttgacatgaggacttatactttcatatttggatctaagatattttcttagtggaatccataaATATATTGAGataaagttgcttgtttgaaatgggttatggggattttgtcccatattggtattgtaaaagaaagatattgagtctatatagcatcttgtgttagtatTGTTTataactactagcataagtggaatgcttgtgtggcctagtgctagtgggaactcttatatttttcttttatattacaagtttaattatttatattgattatttaattattaatataaaatatattgagtaaagattattttaatcatactctgaatatattttgtaatattaatattaattaatcaggatataatataaataataaggaaaacccattttgtttactttttctgttttgttacttggtgtaccacatcgagtaaaatagaagaagagcaacttgagattcctatatattgagaggtatacttgagattaaaatgacacaagtctcggtgcctacctcgcaaacatatatgagttgcataggtttttttgggcaaactgaggtgcgagtcgccgttgatcattgttggttctgtggccagattgatctgttgttgttttatcctggaagtgatattgctgcattccatcacagcttaagtgggggcaataatctcttcaagaacagtcaagtcctcttgaagggtttggcgactcaacTGTTGTGTTCTTcctcttatcagaatttggaaagcgataagagataagttttctttactttctttgtcaattacagtctttatagtttgttattgccttcgtgttttatttcgttagttggttatttgccatgttcttgttattatatatataactgcccattattgctgtgtagttagaattatacccgacaatcttgaagagattatagttatatatatagttaattagcaagatggttaacgaaactggTGATGTTCCTAAAACTGTTGAGACTGGTTCTGGTTCTGGTGGTACTACTACCATTGACTGGACCACGTATCGTTTTCCCCAtccaattgatttatcgggtatgcctaataaatttagtggtggagcttctttttctctttgGCAGAAAAAGACGAAGCTCTagttaacggttaagggtctattgttagtggtacagtatgatcctcctgggttggatcaagagaaagctgaatctgttaaggttTATGCTTTATGGGTTGAGAAGTATTttgtggctaggtttcttgattttaagctggtggatggaaaatccatgactgaacaggttcatgagtttgagatgttagtTCATGATTTGGGTGAGTCCGGTATGGTCTTGTTTGAGAAGTTTCCAGTGatgtctgtgattgaaaagctccctaaatcttgggaagagtttgctctctccctgaaaagacagaaaagAGAGATCACAcggactaacttgatgttggacatctcagtacgggagcagcacaagtccaaacagggacatgtgttgcttgtggaacatgggagctcgaaggtgaaAGTAGTGACTATAGGacagaaaagaaaggtagtcactaagaaggctaacactaaacctgacaagaacaaggctaagaaaccaaaggcgaaCAAACCGTGTTGATCTTGTGGAcaggttggtcattggagcaaggactgtccaagtaagaaagctaagaaagctggagtggtagctcaagcaaatactgtgcttggacttggaaccacgagtgggccagtagctaacatggtcattggtgaggttgttgcctctggaaccgatgacTGGTATGTTACTTACCaccctgtactactttccacttatctgtcacgtgagtggttgattgatactggagttaatgtacatatttgtgctgatattagcttgtttgtatcttatcaacagtcatggagtgacagtgacgatcgggaatgctagtgctgcacaagtgcttggaataggaaacgtggacctgaagtttgcttctgggcggattctatctctcactagagtgtatcatgttccctctattcgtagaaatattataagtggaagttgtttagttaaaaacggctttgaactttctttgaagtgtaataaagtagttattactcatactggtacattctttggcaagggttacttgtctgatggtttgtttttaataaatgttgaacccgttttgggtggttttattaatgatagtgttgcaccttctgttaattgtgtagaatcatctgatttgtggcacttacgacttggtcatttaaattttggtgctctaaagaatatgatgaatttagagttgattccaaagtacgccattgataagaaatctaagtgtcaagtgtgtgtaactgttaaacaaacaaggaaaccttttcataatgttgttagggattcagacttgttagatttagtgcactcagacatatgtgaatttggtggtgtgttgaccaaggatcactgtagatatttcattacctttatagatgattgtagtagatattgttatgtttatttgcttaaacataagaatgaagcactagataaattcattatgtataaaaatgaagctgaaacacaaattggcaaagtacttaaacgtttgagatctgatagaggtggtgagtatacgagtaccttgtttaatgaatttggcgcaaacaatggtatagttcatgaggttattgcaccatacacacctgagtctaatgggtggcagaacgaaagaacagaacttttaaagacatgattaacagtatgctgATTATTTatgggttgcctaagtacatgtggggagcggctctgaatacggcttgccatattctgaatagagtccctctgaaacatatggacaagacaccatatgaattatgaagaaagcgtaggacaagtttgagttatcttcgtgtgtgggggtgccttgctaaggtgcttgtccctaaacacaagagaaagaaactgggtccgaaaactgttgattgtatctttctgggctatcttgaaaccataactgctatgagatttttagtattaaaatctaaCATAGATGGTATTTTGgtgaatacgatagttgagtttcgtgatgcaactttctttgaggaagtattcattatgaagactggtatacctttgggtagttctgaggatgatcccactcacacatcgacttctattcctgatcatgtggaaaagatgacaaatgtgggggtggatcctgctagtagctctactcctaacaaagtagaggaacctagaaggagtaagcgtgcaaaggtagtcaaggactttggaagtgactttatcacttacaatgtcgaggatgagcctttaactttccgtcaagccaaggattcttcggagtcaaggaattggaaaggcgctgtaaagagtgaaattgactcaattgtttcaaacggaacatgggagttagttgatctccctccagggtgttctactattggatgtaaatggatcttcaagaggaagctaaaccctgatggctcaataaataagtacaaggctaggctagttgctaagggctttaggcaaagcgaaggcattgattattttgacacatattctccagttgcccgaatgacaacaatcagaatgcttattgcattggcttctgtacatggtcttatcatccatcaaatggatgtaaagacagcttttcttcacggtgaccttgaagaagagatttatatggatcagcctgagggatttgttgcttctggtaatgagaggaaagtatgtagactagtcaagtccatctatggccttaaataagcacctatagactggcataaaaagtttgataaaactgttttagacttcgaattttttagttaatgaaagtgacaagtgtgtctactataaggttaaaggtaatgattgtgtgatcgtgtgcttgtatgtagatgatatcttgttgtttggaaccaatattgagattattaacgagataaagagtttcttgaagatgcactttgagatgaaggatatgggtgaagctagtgtgattcttgggatcaagttgactcagtcaactgatggaataactttgtcacagtctcattatatagagaaatctatacttgagaagtatggttattcaaattgtagaatcgctagtacaccatatgattcaaaagttgtcttagtcaagaatagttcaggagttcctgtgtctcagttaaggtattcttagattattgggagtttgcaatatcttgctaatgtgactaggccagatatttcttattctgtgtctaagttggctagatatacaagatGTCCAAACAAGACTtattgggaggcactggatagagttcttagatatctgaagggaactatttcccttgaCTTGCATTACCAGAGatttccgggggtactcgaggggtacagtgatgcaagttggatagctaagaaatctggttccaatggagtgactggatatgtgtttatccttgcgggtggagcagtgtcctgaaagtcttctagacagactttgattactcagtctacttttgaggctgagttgtgtgcacttgatgccacggggacggaggctgaatggttacatggactcatgagtatgttatctgtagtaagcaagccgcttcctTCCATTtttgttcattgtgatagccgtacaactatcgacaaagtcagaagtgtaaagtataatgctaaaacaaagagacacatccaagttagactaaagtctataaggggtcttgtgtttgataggattattgctatagagttcataggaactcaggataatatagctgatccgctgactaaagggattgagcatgctatagtccttaagtcgaggttggggatgggactggtaacccatcataattcatcaacagcgggaacccaatacacctgagaggagatccctcgaagtgtattcaatgtggtaataacaagttgtaaggatgaattggtagtacctctaccatatacatttaggtacttatgtatctgagtctattccctataaaccttaagaggtacttgaactgctagttagcaagagttatttgaactctgaatggggtcaagtcgtttagcgagatgatagcagtacatctctagagatgcccagctaagcgaatgtaattgtgtggtcgcaattagaggaaagggttattcctcgaaacattcgacgaacaggatcgagacatgaccattaacgtctcaaagccgtagattggcaccatagcccttgacttgtcgtcgtctatggagtgtggttacacccaatggataaagattcaaggtgtAACATTCCATCTGTATtcggtagccatcgaagtagaggacttaggagggttaaaacccggaagggtaccgactctgaaaagtaagtcatgataaaatctggtatgcaatttaattatggatttgtgggggattgttagaaaatggaaagtttgaggtatattttatatatgttcttgatatgatttccggaaagtaacacttggaggttgtttgaaatgaggacttaaactttcatatttggatctaagatattttcttagtagaattcataaatatattgagacaaagttacttgtttgaaatgggttatggggattttgtcccacattgatattgtaaaagaatgatattgagtttatatagcatcttgtgttagtgttgtttacaactactagcataagtggaatgcttgtgtggcctagtgctagtggaaactcttatatttttcttttatattacaagtttaattatttatattgattatttaattattaatataaaatatattgagtaaggattattttaatcatactctgaatatattttgtaatattaatattaattaatcaggatataatataaataataagaaaaacccattttgtttactttttctgttttgttacttggtgtaccacatcgagtaaaatagaagaagagcaacttgagatgcctatatattgagaggtatacttgagattaaaatgacacaagtctcggtgcctacctcgcaaacatatatgagttgcataggtttttttgggcaaactgaggtgcgagtcgccattgatcattgttggttatgtggccagattgatctgttgctgttttatcctgtaagcgatattgctgcatttcATCACAacttaagtggggggcaataatctcttcaagaacagtcaagtcctcttgaagggtttggcgactcagctgttgtaTTCTTcctcttatcagaatttggaaagcgataagagataagttttctttactttctttgtcaattacagtctttatagtttgttattgtcttcgtgttttatttcgttagttggttatttgtcatgttcttgttattatatatataactgcccattattactgtgtagttagaattatactcaacaatatatatatatatatatatatatatatatagttctCTTTTGAACCTTGTTCTATATATAGAGAGAGTTAAGTTTCATGGAGATCTTATTTTTTGTAGATTCTTGGAGTCCCTTTTGAACCTTGTTCTATATATATAGATAGAGAGAGTTAAGTCGGAGACCTTATTTTTTGTAGATTATTGGAGTCCCTTGCGTTCTGCTACTAAAATATtacttaaaatattgcaaaatatAATATTTTGCTATTAATTTTACATAAACATCACTGTTTAAATGAAAATATTGTAAATCTCGTATATTTTACAAGTATAACATATATGTTTTGCAAAATAAACATGTTTTTGTAGAATCATGTGTTTTACATTTTTCTACTCATAAATTGAATATGTTTTGCATAATTTTCATTAAAATTGTGATGTGTGTGCAAGataattcataaaataaaatgTTCTGCAATATTTTACATAATATTTTAATTGTAAAACGTATGTGAACTTCAGGACTCCACAAAAAATAAGCACTctataaaaattatatatatatatatatataataaatcaAATGTTATCTATTCGCATATACTTGCGAGCTCCTGTGAGTCTAACATTTTAATATGCTTTTGTAATTTGCATTAGATTGTTTCTATTCTAATACTGTCATTTTTTACTTAATTTTGTTTCCTAAAAGCTAAAGTTGCATTTTATCTTATTTGCAATCCACAAAAATTCTCTTTTACTTGTCATTTCACAAAAAGAGGTGATAAATATCAGGTAATAAATAACTTGATactaataaaatttataaaataatcatTTGCCAAATATCAAAATATCGTATAGAATATTATTCACATACCTTAATGGtacacttatttattttaagcAAAATTAACATTTTAAGATAGACCAAAGCCCAACCAAAGTAAAAATAGGCTATAATCATAAGACTACTCTTCCTATGGTTTAACTTTTTTTAAACTGAGAAGTAGACAATAGAACACAAAAACAAAAACTAGTCAAACAAACACACATATATACCGCATGTCATTACAAATTTACAATCAATCAAAGCCATCTTAGCAAGTCTTTAAGTCTTGGGTCTTTTTTCCAACCCGAACGCAAAAAATAACAAATCGGATCTTATAAAAGACTTGCATACTTTTCTTCACTCTCTGTCACTGTTAAAAATTTCAAGAACCCCCAAAATACAAACCCCATGGCTGATCATAATCACCACCACCACCAACGCCCCAATCGAATCTCACTTCCCCCACGCGCCACCACACCCATTTTCCCCACCACCCCAAAACCACTTTACCCACCCACAACTCCCACCCCAACTCCATCCAAGAACCGCCGcaattcttcaaaaaaatcaaatCTTTCTTCTCTCTTCTTCCTCCTTTTCTCTCTACGTTCTCTCTACTCTCTCCTCCCTTTTATTAAATCCTctccttcttctttctctctcttccctttctcttttctcgtctctctcctctctctcctaCTCTCTCTCCTCTTTTCTTTTAATTCCATCTTTTCTCTCCCTAAAATCAACCAATCACAGCTCAGGTTTTTGTTTTTTAAGTCATTAGTTCTTGCTGTTGTATTTTTGCTTAGGTTTCAAGCTTTGAAGTATTGTGGAACTGCAGCTTTGATTCTTGCCGAAATGTCTGGAAATGTGGTTGCAAGATTTGTTGCAGAGGGTAAAGATCGAAACTTTGGAGCTCGAATCGCGGTTGGGATGGGTAATATTCGTGGGTTTATTGCGTTGTTATGTGGATTGTTTTTGTTGTCTATTAGTTGGGATAGAATTGAATGTTTTCCGTTTTCTTTGGTAAATGTTGAGAATTTTGGGTTTTCGTTTATGCCGAATGATAATTGTGTTAGGATATGGCCTATGTTGTTGCCTTTTTTATGTGGGTTTTTGGGGTGTTATGAAAGAGTTAGGATGAATTGGGGGAATGTTAGGGAAATGAGTAGGAAACAACTTCGGTTGGTGTCATTGTTTTTTACGACAATTGTGCTTTTTATTCCTGCGGTTATTAGTATGTTTGTGTTAGAGGTAGAGGGAGATAGTATCTTGGTTGGAGATTTAGGATGGCCTTTAGCGAATACTGTAGTGTTTGGAGTGCTTTTGAGTGAGAACTACACGGATGATAAGGTATTGAGTTCTAAAGATTTTCAAGGAGAGTTTGTTGTGACGTTTATATGTACTATTGTTTTGGAATTGTTTTATTATTCCGAGCTTTCTCTTTTCGGCTTGTTGATTTGCGGTCTGTTGGTTGGAATTGCTGTCAAGGAACTAAATCCTTTATACTCTATATATACTGAATTGGGATTGGAGTCTTCTGAATCTCTTACCACCTCTATAATGAAGCCCATCCGACATATATGGAGTGAGAGGAAATCGCGTAAGATTGCACTTTTTCTTTTGATTAACACCGGTTATATGGTTGTGGAGTTTGTAGTCGGGTTCATGAGTAATAGTCTTGGGTTAATATCAGATGCATGTCACATGTTGTTTGATTGCGCAGCACTTGCAATTGGGTTGTATGCTTCATATATTTCGCGGTTGCCAGCAAACAGTCAGTTTAACTATGGACGGGGAAGATTTGAGATTCTATCAGGATATGTTAATGCTGTTTTCTTGGTTTTAGTCGGGGCCTTGATTGTGGTTgaatcttgtgagaggattttgGACCCTCAAGAAATTTCAACCAGTAGTTTATTGACAGTTTCCATTGGAGGTCTTCTTGTAAATATGATTGGTTTGATATTTTTTCATGAGGAGCATCATCATGCCCATGGTGGGTCTGCATCATGTTCTCATTCCCACTCCCACTCCTCCCATCACCATCACTCACATGACCATGCTGAAAATGATCAGAGTGTTCACAGAATAGTCGAAGAGAGTGTACTCCATGAGAACAATAAGAAATCAGGCCATAGTTCCAAGTGTGGTGAAAATCATGTTCATAATGATTGTGACCATCACCCCAACGGCAGTACAAAGCATCATGATGATCACAATCACCGCCATAATGGCCATAACCACCAGCATGAGCATCATGATGATCACAATCATCATCATAATGATCATAGCCACCAGCATGAGCACCATGATCATCACCGTCACCACCAGCATGAGCACCATGATCATCACCACCGCCAGCATGAGCACCATGATCATCACCACCACCATGAGCACCATGATCATAATGACACCAATGTACATAGAAGCGTCTCCCATAAGAACTCCATTCATAATGGTGCCTTGGGGGATTCTCATGATTTTGGTTTAGAAAATATAGAACCTAAGAAAGAGACAACACAGAAGCACCAACATCGCCACATTGATCACAATATGGAAGGCATTTTCTTGCATGTGCTGGCTGACACCTTGGGAAGTGTTGGGGTGGTTATATCAACTTTTCTAATAAAGTATAAGGGATGGCTTGCTTCAGACCCTATCTGCTCAATATTTATATCTGTATTGATAGTATCTTCTGTTATACCATTGCTTTGGAACTCTGCTGAAATATTGCTGCAAAGAATTCCTAGAGCGCATGAACATGATCTTAAAGAAGCTATAAGAGATGTTGTAAATATGAAAGGAGTACGTGGCATCCAAAGATTGCATATTTGGAGTTTCACAAACGATGATGTTGTGGGGACTGTTCATCTTCACGTTTCAACTGAAACAGACAAGACTTCAGCCAAGGCACAGGTATCAGATCTGTTGCATGATGCAGGAATCAAGGATCTAACTATACAAGTAGAATGTGTGAAGGATAGATAGATGAATACTTTTGTTCATATCTACCAAGTAACTTCATAAAGAGTTGAAAGGCTTTAAACTTGGATGTTCATTGTTTTAAAACTGAAGAGGATCAGCTGAGAACTTAGATAATGTGTGGATCTTTATCATTACAGAACATAAACAATACTTGTAGGTGCTGTTAAGGCAGTGAAAAGAATGAGCAAGGGACTTGTTATCCAGATTCCAGCATCAACTAGGCCAGACAAAGCTTCGATGTTGTTTAGCCAATATGTAACAATGTGTATGTATTTGTACATTTGCCTTCCAGTCTTTGAGCATTATATATTCTGTTACTCTCCGGTCTCACTTATTTGTTTATGTACTT
It contains:
- the LOC141718093 gene encoding uncharacterized protein LOC141718093 — protein: MADHNHHHHQRPNRISLPPRATTPIFPTTPKPLYPPTTPTPTPSKNRRNSSKKSNLSSLFFLLFSLRSLYSLLPFIKSSPSSFSLFPFSFLVSLLSLLLSLLFSFNSIFSLPKINQSQLRFLFFKSLVLAVVFLLRFQALKYCGTAALILAEMSGNVVARFVAEGKDRNFGARIAVGMGNIRGFIALLCGLFLLSISWDRIECFPFSLVNVENFGFSFMPNDNCVRIWPMLLPFLCGFLGCYERVRMNWGNVREMSRKQLRLVSLFFTTIVLFIPAVISMFVLEVEGDSILVGDLGWPLANTVVFGVLLSENYTDDKVLSSKDFQGEFVVTFICTIVLELFYYSELSLFGLLICGLLVGIAVKELNPLYSIYTELGLESSESLTTSIMKPIRHIWSERKSRKIALFLLINTGYMVVEFVVGFMSNSLGLISDACHMLFDCAALAIGLYASYISRLPANSQFNYGRGRFEILSGYVNAVFLVLVGALIVVESCERILDPQEISTSSLLTVSIGGLLVNMIGLIFFHEEHHHAHGGSASCSHSHSHSSHHHHSHDHAENDQSVHRIVEESVLHENNKKSGHSSKCGENHVHNDCDHHPNGSTKHHDDHNHRHNGHNHQHEHHDDHNHHHNDHSHQHEHHDHHRHHQHEHHDHHHRQHEHHDHHHHHEHHDHNDTNVHRSVSHKNSIHNGALGDSHDFGLENIEPKKETTQKHQHRHIDHNMEGIFLHVLADTLGSVGVVISTFLIKYKGWLASDPICSIFISVLIVSSVIPLLWNSAEILLQRIPRAHEHDLKEAIRDVVNMKGVRGIQRLHIWSFTNDDVVGTVHLHVSTETDKTSAKAQVSDLLHDAGIKDLTIQVECVKDR